The genomic DNA ATACCCTATCCTGAATAATGGTGACAATAAGGAGTGATGCTATGCCAGAAGGCAAGATTATTAAAGCAGTAAGCGTTTTTTATTATGTGCTTTCGGAAAATGGAGTCTTTCAATGTAAAGGGAGGGGAGTATTCCGAAAAAAAAAACTTACCCCTCTCGTTGGAGATTATGTTGTATTTCAAGCTGAAAAAGATAATGAAGGATATATACTTGAAGTGAAGGAGCGGAAAAATGAGCTTATCCGTCCACCAATTGCAAATGTAGATCAGGCCGTTCTAATATTTTCGGCGGTAGAGCCTGAATTTAGTACTACATTACTTGATCGTTTTCTTGTGCTTATTGAAGCTAATAACATCCATCCGCTTATTTGTATAACAAAAATGGATATTACAAATAGGGAACAAGCAGAAATAATACAACGATATAAAAATGATTATAGCCGTATTGGTTATAAAGTATTATTAATTTCAACGAAAACAACTGATGGGATAAATGAACTACTTCCATATTTAAATGGGAAAATTTCTGTTTTTGCCGGACAATCCGGGGTAGGAAAATCATCATTGCTAAACATGATTAATCCTGAATTGAATTTAAAAACAGCTCAAATATCAACACATCTTGGTAGGGGTAAACATACT from Bacillus aquiflavi includes the following:
- the rsgA gene encoding ribosome small subunit-dependent GTPase A, with product MPEGKIIKAVSVFYYVLSENGVFQCKGRGVFRKKKLTPLVGDYVVFQAEKDNEGYILEVKERKNELIRPPIANVDQAVLIFSAVEPEFSTTLLDRFLVLIEANNIHPLICITKMDITNREQAEIIQRYKNDYSRIGYKVLLISTKTTDGINELLPYLNGKISVFAGQSGVGKSSLLNMINPELNLKTAQISTHLGRGKHTTRHVELMEIGNGFVADTPGFSSLEFTGIEAQQLATFFPEINNIGEGCKFRGCFHLKEPHCAVKAAVENKVIPEYRYKNYKNFLQEIKERKPRY